One region of Mus musculus strain C57BL/6J chromosome 3, GRCm38.p6 C57BL/6J genomic DNA includes:
- the Mynn gene encoding myoneurin isoform 3 (isoform 3 is encoded by transcript variant 3), producing MEDFAFIASPSSTEISSITGNIELNQQACLLTLRDYNNREKSEVSTDSVQANPKPRALTKKSSQSKKKKKAFSSQKPGQSKAVQYPSDVLESASVELFLETSKLSSPVVEQIIQGNDSSELELTSVVENTFPTQDIVQTVTVKRKRRKSQSHCALKEHSMSNIASVKSPYELENAGEELDARFSKAKPMCNTCGKVFSEASSLRRHMRIHKGVKPYVCHLCGKAFTQCNQLKTHVRTHTGERPYKCELCDKGFAQKCQLVFHSRMHHGEEKPYKCDVCNLQFATSSNLKIHARKHSGEKPYVCDRCGQRFAQASTLTYHVRRHTGEKPYVCDTCGKAFAVSSSLITHSRKHTGEKPYICGICGKSFISSGELNKHFRSHTGERPFICELCGNSYTDIKNLKKHKTKVHSGTDKNPDCSVDDHAVSEQDSVQRSPLSETLDVKPSDMTLPLALPLGTEDHQMLLPVTDSQSPASDTLLRSTVNGYSEPQLIFLQQLY from the exons atgGAGGATTTCGCTTTCATTGCTAGTCCCTCTTCTACCGAAATATCTAGTATTACTGGAAACATCGAATTGAATCAACAGGCCTGTCTTCTTACCCTGCGAGATTATAACAATCGGGAGAAATCAGAAGTCTCCACGGACTCAGTTCAGGCAAACCCTAAACCACGGGCATTGACAAAGAAATCGTCTCaaagtaaaaagaagaagaaggcctTCAGTTCTCAGAAACCAGGGCAGAGCAAAGCAGTGCAGTACCCCAGTGACGTTCTAGAGAGCGCGTCTGTGGAATTATTCCTAGAGACGAGCAAGTTGTCCTCACCTGTAGTAGAGCAAATCATTCAAGGAAATGACAGTTCAGAACTTGAGTTGACCTCGGTTGTGGAAAATACTTTTCCAACCCAAGATATTGTGCAAACTGTTACAGTCAAACGGAAACGTCGGAAATCACAGTCACATTGTGCTCTGAAAGAACACTCCATGTCTAACATAGCCAGTGTAAAGAGTCCATATGAGCTGGAGAACGCCGGGGAAGAGCTGGATGCAAGGTTTTCCAAGGCCAAGCCAATGTGCAACACTTGCGGGAAGGTGTTTTCGGAAGCCAGCAGCCTGCGAAGGCACATGAGAATACACAAAGGAGTCAAGCCCTACGTCTGCCACTTGTGTGGAAAGGCATTTACCCAGTGCAACCAACTAAAGACGCATGTGAGGACTCACACAG GGGAAAGGCCATATAAATGTGAACTGTGTGATAAAGGATTTGCTCAGAAATGCCAGCTGGTCTTCCATAGTCGCATGCATCATGGTGAGGAAAAACCCTATAAATGTGATGTGTGCAATTTACAGTTTGCAACTTCTAGCAACCTCAAGATTCATGCAAG GAAACACAGTGGAGAAAAGCCATATGTTTGTGATAGATGTGGGCAGAGATTTGCCCAGGCCAGCACGCTGACCTATCATGTCCGCAGacacactggagaaaagcctTATGTGTGCGACACCTGCGGAAAGGCATTTGCTGTCTCTAGCTCTCTTATCACTCATTCTCGGAAACACACAG GTGAAAAACCATACATATGTGGTATTTGTGGGAAAAGTTTTATTTCCTCAGGAGAGCTCAACAAACACTTTCGATCCCATACAG GAGAACGACCATTTATCTGTGAATTATGTGGAAACTCATACACAGACATTAAAAACTTAAAGAAGCATAAAACAAAGGTCCATTCTG GTACTGATAAAAATCCAGATTGCAGTGTAGATGACCATGCTGTAAGCGAACAAGACTCCGTACAGAGAAGTCCCTTGTCAGAAACACTAGATGTGAAGCCTTCTGATATGACTCTACCCTTAGCGCTTCCACTTGGGACTGAAGACCACCAGATGCTCCTGCCTGTCACGGACAGTCAGTCTCCTGCATCAGACACGCTGCTGAGGTCCACGGTGAATGGGTACTCGGAACCGCAGTTGATTTTTTTACAACAGTTGTACTGA
- the Mynn gene encoding myoneurin isoform 4 (isoform 4 is encoded by transcript variant 4), which translates to MEDFAFIASPSSTEISSITGNIELNQQACLLTLRDYNNREKSEVSTDSVQANPKPRALTKKSSQSKKKKKAFSSQKPGQSKAVQYPSDVLESASVELFLETSKLSSPVVEQIIQGNDSSELELTSVVENTFPTQDIVQTVTVKRKRRKSQSHCALKEHSMSNIASVKSPYELENAGEELDARFSKAKPMCNTCGKVFSEASSLRRHMRIHKGVKPYVCHLCGKAFTQCNQLKTHVRTHTGERPYKCELCDKGFAQKCQLVFHSRMHHGEEKPYKCDVCNLQFATSSNLKIHARKHSGEKPYVCDRCGQRFAQASTLTYHVRRHTGEKPYVCDTCGKAFAVSSSLITHSRKHTGERPFICELCGNSYTDIKNLKKHKTKVHSGTDKNPDCSVDDHAVSEQDSVQRSPLSETLDVKPSDMTLPLALPLGTEDHQMLLPVTDSQSPASDTLLRSTVNGYSEPQLIFLQQLY; encoded by the exons atgGAGGATTTCGCTTTCATTGCTAGTCCCTCTTCTACCGAAATATCTAGTATTACTGGAAACATCGAATTGAATCAACAGGCCTGTCTTCTTACCCTGCGAGATTATAACAATCGGGAGAAATCAGAAGTCTCCACGGACTCAGTTCAGGCAAACCCTAAACCACGGGCATTGACAAAGAAATCGTCTCaaagtaaaaagaagaagaaggcctTCAGTTCTCAGAAACCAGGGCAGAGCAAAGCAGTGCAGTACCCCAGTGACGTTCTAGAGAGCGCGTCTGTGGAATTATTCCTAGAGACGAGCAAGTTGTCCTCACCTGTAGTAGAGCAAATCATTCAAGGAAATGACAGTTCAGAACTTGAGTTGACCTCGGTTGTGGAAAATACTTTTCCAACCCAAGATATTGTGCAAACTGTTACAGTCAAACGGAAACGTCGGAAATCACAGTCACATTGTGCTCTGAAAGAACACTCCATGTCTAACATAGCCAGTGTAAAGAGTCCATATGAGCTGGAGAACGCCGGGGAAGAGCTGGATGCAAGGTTTTCCAAGGCCAAGCCAATGTGCAACACTTGCGGGAAGGTGTTTTCGGAAGCCAGCAGCCTGCGAAGGCACATGAGAATACACAAAGGAGTCAAGCCCTACGTCTGCCACTTGTGTGGAAAGGCATTTACCCAGTGCAACCAACTAAAGACGCATGTGAGGACTCACACAG GGGAAAGGCCATATAAATGTGAACTGTGTGATAAAGGATTTGCTCAGAAATGCCAGCTGGTCTTCCATAGTCGCATGCATCATGGTGAGGAAAAACCCTATAAATGTGATGTGTGCAATTTACAGTTTGCAACTTCTAGCAACCTCAAGATTCATGCAAG GAAACACAGTGGAGAAAAGCCATATGTTTGTGATAGATGTGGGCAGAGATTTGCCCAGGCCAGCACGCTGACCTATCATGTCCGCAGacacactggagaaaagcctTATGTGTGCGACACCTGCGGAAAGGCATTTGCTGTCTCTAGCTCTCTTATCACTCATTCTCGGAAACACACAG GAGAACGACCATTTATCTGTGAATTATGTGGAAACTCATACACAGACATTAAAAACTTAAAGAAGCATAAAACAAAGGTCCATTCTG GTACTGATAAAAATCCAGATTGCAGTGTAGATGACCATGCTGTAAGCGAACAAGACTCCGTACAGAGAAGTCCCTTGTCAGAAACACTAGATGTGAAGCCTTCTGATATGACTCTACCCTTAGCGCTTCCACTTGGGACTGAAGACCACCAGATGCTCCTGCCTGTCACGGACAGTCAGTCTCCTGCATCAGACACGCTGCTGAGGTCCACGGTGAATGGGTACTCGGAACCGCAGTTGATTTTTTTACAACAGTTGTACTGA
- the Lrrc34 gene encoding leucine-rich repeat-containing protein 34, with protein MEKLQAQYCYLCSENIRKTNPFILNILQKLDEEIEKRPKEKFTVNIAGNNRLDSGQRITGEDFWLLSKTLRNQPCISGVDVRYNLIGDVGAFYAAKLLQKQPSITYLNLMFNDIGPEGGELIAKALHKNKTLKYLRMTGNKIENTGGMLFAAMLQMNSSLEKLDLGDCDLGLQCVIAFSTVLTQNQAIKGINLNRPILYGEQEESTVHIGHMLKENHVLVELHMCKHGMKNYGLQQLCNALYLNSSLRYLDVSCNKITRDGMVFLADVLKSNTTLEVLDLSFNRIETAGAKYLSETLTSHNRSLKALSVVSNKIEGEGLVALSQSMKTNLVLSNIYIWGNKFDEDTCVAYSDLIKSGRLKPDNTDVEPYMVDEHIYLSEVSNGLKRHYYWAPTYGETYMPSSSAGFALVPVGEHL; from the exons ATGGAGAAGCTCCAGGCCCAGTACTGTTACTTATGTTCAGAAAACATACGGAAAACTAATCCTTTCATACTGAATATACTCCAAAAACTGGATGAAGAAATTGAAAAGCG acccaaagaaaaattTACCGTAAATATTGCTGGTAACAATCGCTTAGACTCCGGACAAAGAATAACAGGGGAAGACTTTTGGCTTCTTTCCAAAACTTTAAGGAACCAGCCATGTATCAGTG GTGTGGATGTGAGGTATAACCTCATCGGCGATGTCGGTGCCTTCTATGCTGCGAAACTACTTCAG AAACAACCAAGTATCACTTATTTAAACCTTATGTTTAATGATATTGGACCTGAAGGTGGAGAATTGATTGCTAAAGCACTACAT aaaaacaaaactcttaagTATTTGAGAATGACGGGAAATAAGATTGAGAACACAGGAGGCATGCTTTTTGCTGCAATGCTGCAGATGAACTCAAGCCTGGAGAAACTGGATCTGGGCGACTGTGACCTG GGACTGCAATGTGTGATCGCATTTTCTACGGTACTAACTCAAAACCAAGCAATCAAGGGAATAAACCTGAACCGGCCTATACTGTACGGAGAACAG GAAGAGTCTACTGTCCACATTGGCCACATGTTGAAAGAAAATCATGTCCTTGTTGAGCTACATATGTGCAAACATGGCATGAAAAATTATGGTTTACAGCAGTTATGCAATGCACTGTATTTGAACAGTAGCCTACGCTACCTTGATGTCAGCTG CAATAAAATAACTCGTGATGGAATGGTGTTTTTGGCTGATGTCCTAAAAAGCAATACTACTCTGGAAGTACTAGATCTTTCTTTTAACAGAATAGAAACTGCAGGCGCAAAGTACCTCAGTGAAACTCTAACTTCCCACAACAGGAGTCTTAAAGC ATTGTCTGTAGTCAGCAACAAGATAGAAGGAGAGGGGCTTGTTGCACTTTCCCAGTCAATGAAAACCAACCTCGTACTGTCCAATATCTACATTTGGGGAAACAAATTTGATGAGGATACCTGTGTG GCATATTCAGATTTGATAAAGAGTGGCCGACTAAAGCCAGATAATACAGATGTGGAACCGTATATGGTGGACGAACATATTTACCTTTCAGAAGTCTCCAACGGCCTTAAAAGGCATTATTACTGGGCACCGACTTATGGAGAAACTTACATGCCGTCATCTTCCGCAGGCTTTGCTCTTGTTCCTGTGGGCGAACATCTATAA